AATTCTATTCATCCCAATTACTCAGGCAAAAGTATGTCATTAAGAATCATATGTagcagtttaaaaattttaaatatacctgTAATATGAAAACTGAGGATAGCAGAAATAGGTCCCTGAAGGACATAAGCTTTAGTTGTTTTTCTTTGGTTAATTAGAAATTTGGTTTGATTGTAAAAGAAAATCATCTTTTATTGTGGTTCAAGCAAATTATATTAAGAAGAGTAGCAGAATTAGGAATTCTACCagtattccaaaatattttatgttaattagcAGCAGTAAACCTCATAAATATTATAAGCTTTTCCAGTGGAACTACTGCACTGAAAATAATCAAGGGAAAGTCAGTGTATTCTGATTATTCTTATACTTTCCCttgattattaaatataaacttgGATCTTTTCACTCTTGTTATGCCAGAAAGAAAAGTTATAGGTTATTTAAGCATACTCTATGATAAGATGCTACTATTAAAGGTGATCATAATCCATGGCCAAGACTGTATTCGCAAAGACTGGAAATCAACATATCTATGCACAAGTGAAGTTTTAATTAATTGTGTATAAATATTGATGGAAGAATAATTAGACTAATTTTTTTGAATGGCAATATTATGATGCTTCTAAGATCAAGTAAACAGGAAatgataaattagaaataaagtgtTCGTGCTATATTTTTCACTATTGGTATTCATTGTTGCTATATTGcaagaatatttatttgtttaaattaaattcaCACTGACATGTTTTATTTGCAAATACAGCTTCCTGAGTATATCACATGCACTCCCCTACTCCAATCCcaagaaacagaaggaaacagCTCCTCTTAAATACCTATTCCCTGACTATACTTATAAGAAACATTCTTGTAATTtagttggaaaaatatttttttcttactaaaagaaagtattttcaagatgcaaatttaatttagttttttttttttttttgaaagtccCTGTGAACttagtttttctagttttggAAGGAATTAAAATGAAACAGGCTGGTAGGTGTAGAAAACATTCTCAGTAAACTACTGCAAGAGCAATAGGTGGATAGTTGTGTGGTCAAATTAGTGCTGCAAGATGACTGATAAATTAGTCTAACAAATTTAGTTTATCAATCATCTTGCTTtgaaatactaggaaaaaaagtgttaaagtaattattgttagaaaaaaaaaacaaattatagtgAGAAAGGGAAATTAGCTAAATGCCAAGTTAGAATTCTTGACTTCTCAAGAATCTTTCTCCagctttctttagaaaaatacatgtttttaccTTTGAGGCACTGacacaaaatttttatattaattgtgATAGTTTTCACAATCCAACAAAAGCCACTGTGATAGTCACAATATTTCCCTGAATCTAATTGGCTTGATGGCAGGATATTAGCAGTTAGtcatttggtaaaaaaaaaaaatcattcggTTTTGTAGTTGCGTGACTGACTCTAGTTTCTGGATTTGTGGTCTTAGGATCTTTGCACACTATGAATGCCCTCCTGGGCCCTATTCCAAAATTCTGAATTAGGGTATCTGAGGTAGGGATTCCGGAAATCTGCAGTTTTGACAATTCTCCCAACGTGTAATTTTTACGCACACATGAGTTTAAGAACTACGTACTGCCTAGAGGATACTATGAAAGGGAatactatttctctctctctctctccccccccccatccctgCACTTTGCTCCATTGTCCGGGCACCTACCGGTCCAGACGGACTTCTCATCCCAGACTGACCACAGCTGGATGACGAAGAAAGGCGTCCAGCAGACTATGTAAGCGGTCACGATCACGAAAGTCATCTTCACCGTGCGGATCTTGGCGCGGGAAATGGTCTTCACGCTGCTGACACAGGGGGCGAGCAGGCGCCCCTTTGGGAAGACCCCGCTCGCCTCCTCTGCGCCCTTGCTCTGGCGCGACGCGGTCTTCCCGCGGACGTTGCGCCAGATGTTATAGCAGATGAAGCCGTAGCAGGTGCCCAGGATGACAACTGGTGCCACAAAGATGCCGCCCGTCATCCAGGTCACGTAGGCGCGGGAACCCCAGGGCTGAATGAAGGTGGCCCAGCAGTCGCGGGCCTTGGTGACATTGTTCACCTCGATCATGGAGAAGACGAAGTACTGCGGCGCGCTCAGCACGAGACTGAGCACCCACGCCGCAGCTATCATGAGGTGCGAGCGGCGGGCGGGCTGCTGCAGAGTCTTGAGCGGGTGGCACACGGCGATGTAGCGGTCGGCGGTCATGACCACCAGCATGTAGGCCGACGCGAACATGCCGAACACCTGCAGGTGCTTCACCACGCGGCACAGCCAGTCCGGGCCGCGGAAGCGGTACGTGATGTCCCAGCACATCTGCGGCAGCACTTGGAAGAAGGCGACGGCTAGGTCGGCCAGGCTGAGGTGTCGGATGAACAGGTGCATTCGGGAAGTCTTGCGCGGCGTGCGGTGCAGCGCCAGCAGCACGCTGCTGTTGCCCAGCACGGCCATCGCGAAGGTCACTGCCAGCACGGCGATCTCCAGTTTGGCCAGCTCCTCGTTGCGCACGTCCCCTCCCGGGCCGCCGCCCTCCCCGAGGTCTTCGGCCTCCTGGCTCGTGTTGGCACCGCTGGAATTGCCCCAGGGCCCCACATCGGAGCCTCTGGAGAAAGGCATGCTGTCCATGCAACGACTGCTCAGCCCTCCTCCGAGGCCCCGGCCCGCGCGGGCCGTTCTCTAGCCGCCTCGGGGGACGTGGGCTCCTGCCCCCAGCGCGCTTCCTTCCCGCCGCCCGCGGAGCCGCTCCCAGGCCGGCGCGCCGGCCCCTCTGCCTGCTCTGCTCTTCTCAACTTCGCGGGAGCCCGAGAGCGGCTCTCCGAGCTTCTGAACGCTCCGGGTTCCGAACTCAATTATTTATGCGGGGTTTGTTTTCGCAGGACGCACTCCCTCTCGCCCTAGTGGCTGGAGACTGCTTGGTGCCTGCTCCCCACGCCCCGCAGTTGTTCCCCCCGCCACCCTCTCCCGACGTCGGTGATTTGTCCCCTTCGCATCACTGCCGCGGAGGTGGGGCCAGAGTCCTCGCACAGCAGGCGGCTTGTGGCGCTTTCTCGCTCTTCCACAAGTTCGGGGAACGGGACGTGTCGGGCCTTTTCTGGGTGCTCTCCGTTTCCTCAAGCCTCCCTCACTAGCCTCCTTACCCCGCCATTTGATTTCTACAGGTAAACCCGGTCCCTAGAAATGTCAGGTCCACGCGCCCGCGGGCGAAATCATGCACCTGGACGACCCCACCTCCTCCAGTCCGGGGGGCTCTCCCTTCTCCGCGAGCTCATCCTCGAGCAGCCAGTCTGGGGGATTTTAGTCCCAGGGCAATTTTGCTCCGGGAATTAcatacccccccccccacttcccgCTCGCTCCTCGCCACCCCCCTACCTGCAGAGACTTAAAGGTCGCTCTCTTCCCAATAATGTCTTTGATGACAGCAATTTGTTCCCCTATGTTTGCAACGCGAAGGACGCACTCGCGCGTCGCACGACAGCCCCCGCGGCTGCTGTGCGTGCATCTGCAGCCGGGAAAAGAAACGTCTTCTGGTTTTCCAGTTTCCCTGTGGGGGCTGAGGACTTAGGGAGTTTTCTCTAAATTAGATTCCTGGGGTTTTCTACTGGAAAAGCTTGATTCCCACAGCGGAAATGGCGGGAACTGGGTCGCAATAGTCCGTGGGGACTTCTTCGGGTTGCTATTAAATCGCGGGGACATCTCTTCGAGTGGACAAGGAGCAGCTGCCGGACAGCGGCCACCCAGGCAGGGTTGTCAGGGAACCGGAGTGAAAAACAGCCAGGCTCCCGCACTAAGGGGTGAGAAAGAGGAAATCTCAGGGCAGGACAGAGGcgctggggaggaagagagaaaacaccGCTAACTATTAATTAGTTGCTCTGGACAACAGGTGCCCAGCTGCAGTTCCTGAGCGAAGCAGAAATACTGACTCTCTCCATCACCTGTTTCAACTTTGCTGAAGATATGCTTTGAAGGACAGCAAGGGGGAGCTGTTTTCAGGCTATTttacaaggaaggaaaaagaaacgaaagaaaaaaggaaaggaaacactTTGTACGGTTATCTGCTATGTAGACACGCAAACATGACTTTGTAGGTCAGAACGTTTGTGTATTGTGGTGGTTGTTATAAATTTgattgtctcagaaaaaaatatcaacatctgtgaaatagaggcaaaaaaaaaaaatcaaaagattttctTAGATGCAGTTCTCAGTGATAATTCCGCTCTGCTATCAGTTCATGCATGCCATCAGTGCACTGCCAGAGTTCCCAAGGTTGATACACTGGCAGTGTTGGACTCGAATCTGGAGTCATGCTTCACTGTGGCTTTATGATCCTAGGTCTATGCatcttaaaatgggaataaaagtaCCTGCCATTCCTACTCCTGAGGTTATTGGGAGGATCTAATAAGACAATGTTTTGCACAGAGAAATGCTCTAAAAACTGAAAGCTGTGTTGCGTTGGCTCATTTTCTCCAAGATGTCTAGGAggcaaaagattaaaatatttcaggGGTGGTAATAAGTAAAAGGTTTCCAGACCACCTGTCTGGAAAAACCCTTCAAGCAATTTAATAACCACTGACTCAGAGAGGTGACCTTCTTTTAAATCACAAATTACATTATTAGTGCTCCTTATGAGAAATAATGTTGGCTGACCCTAGAGGCCCTGGGGGTTGCAAAAGTGGTCCATTGACCACAGCCTGGCAATTTTATAGCTCTTGGGCCTATATACTTTGAGCTTTTAGGTTTCCTCAAGGGAGAAAATTTGCAGCACAGGATCACCAAAATGTCTTTAGGTGTTCTCATTCCAGGAGCTGATGTGGTGGCCTCTCAGGAAATCATTCATGTGTATCACTCAACCCCATCCAATAATCAAACTATACCCAAATATCCAATTTCTAAAAATAACCTATTAGGTTACTTTGGGGCATACAGATGGAAGATATTATTGTTCAGTGGCAATAGTACCAATTACCCATGCATATCAagcatatacataaatacatatacatatatgcatatatatgtattaatatatatattcctcTCCTCAAACTGtcagttttcttccttcttcttactgaaaaaataaattaggtatTCTTCAGGAGGAagtgttatggtttgaatgtttatcCCTTCCAAAACTCACTTtcaaacttaattcccaatgtggcagtattgaaaggtgggcctttaagaggtgattaggtcatgagtgctctgccctcatgaatggattaatcctcTCATAAATTAATGGAGTCATGGgttaatgaattaatggattaGTGGGTAatcatgggagtgggactggtAGCTTTATAAGAAGAGTAAGGGCGACCTGAGCTAGCAGATTAGCATGCTCAgccctcttgccatgtgatgccctgcactGCTTAGGGACTCTgtagagagtccccaccagcaagaaggccctcaccagatgaggcccctcaatcttggatttcccagcctccagaattgtaagaaacacatttgtttctttaaaaaatatccagttatcaggcattctgttataagcaacaaaaagtggacaaagacaATATCCGTTTTGCTTCTATAGTCCACAGTGACTCCTTCCCCTTCAATTTCAAATTAATGACATTATTGTTATAGTCCTGCAATCTTGTATTCATATCATTGTGATATGAATCATAGCCagtcaacaactatttattacACTTCTCTGTTGCTAGGTCTTGAGCTGGCTACAAAAAATTATGTAATGatcactaatatttatttaaaactttatttgtgccaggcactgccatAAGTGCTTTACAAGTATTACTTCACTAAATCCTCCCAGTGACCCTATGAGGGCTGTactgttattatttcattttacatttgaggaagcagaggcacagaaagaataaataaccAGCCTCCAGTGACACAGCTGGTCAGTggtagaaccaggatttgaacagAAGCAGTTGACTCCAGCAGCATTTACAACCTTAACCACTACACTGTGCTGCCACCTTTGAGCCTCCACTTTTTAGATTTTACAGACTTGTAAAGGTATTTGATTGGTTATTGTACATTCATCTGTATATATGATTTTTCTCATCTAAGACTGGGAGATCCTGTAGAATCTGCATTCGTTCTTACATATCTTTGGTATTCTCTTTGGTAAACCAAATACAAGGCAAAATAGTAGAAGgggtaataacaataatagtaataacaataataatagataatttgAACATTTACCAACATTGATTAAGTTTATTTCATGAGCTAAgtactttaaatacattatttcatttaatctttaaaatatttaaattaaaccaTGTATAAGGACAGAGTTATTATcatcccactttgcagatgaataaaacaaggattacagaggttaagcaacttaACCAAAATTACAAGGCTCCAAGTGGCTGAGCCATGAGTCACACGTAGTGTAGGTCCATTTGGAATCAAGGCCTGGGCTCTAATGTCTATGCCCTAAAGCCTCCCATACACATGACAAGACCCTAAAACATCTTTGTggaatgaattaacaaatattgtaataaaacttatttttgagtactgaatgaatataaaattcagaGAGTGCTTGGTGACTGGATAACTTAGAGAAGAGTTCTCAAGGAACCGCCTTTGGGTACCTGAATCTCCATAGCATCCCCCCTGAAAAAGGGGGTCAGCATTTATATCTAGAAGGCACTTAAATACTTCTAGTTATCCTTCTGCCTGGAGAATTCTGACCTACTAAGTGTATCTCTGACTTAAAAAGTTCTTCAGTGAATGAGCTTCTttaacacacacagacatgcacacagtACTAAATTCTACAAAGTGCTGCAAGTCAAGCATGGAAAAACATCAGGTGTTCATCATATTACAATACTATTCACTCTATAGGGTTAACTTAAAAATGAGAACAGCATTTAGTCTGATTTatggagttttattttcttatgtgatAGTATGGGCTTGCATCTATGAGTGCAAAGCTATAACATTAAAGAGAGGCTACTATGTTCAAGAAAATCTTAAATGTCCTGATGTTGGCTGATGAAAAGTTAGAATCTCATCACTTGTTCAACAAACAAAATCATTCCTGAGTCAGTCATTACATCATTAGTAGAAAAATCATCCAAagtaaatgatttctaaaatcagcagtatttatatattcagaaaatCAGTTTGCTTTTAAAGATTACCTGGttgatttaattaaaaaacttttttaatgtaaagtCATTTAAATGGTTGAGTTTAAGACTTTTGCTCCTAAAGAATTAATATTCATTTGGATGTTCTGCATCTTCATAGGCAGCAGCCATGAAATTTCTGTCTACATTTGATAATCAAGACTCATTCTTTTAGCATGCTGGCAGCACTGAGTCTATCTCTCTGTATTCATTAACTCCTTTTTCACAGACATAAGCTTTGCATTCTTTGAAGGATGCTAACATCAGTAGTTGTgatactatcattatttttttgtttatgtgcTGTGAATactgtttttatataatattaatgttttctatacttttttgcttctcattttcttttctaaggtTGGACAggattagcttttaaaaatatatatatatatttcttgtttttaggCATATTTTAATGATGTGTAAACTTGTGTTAAGAACATTATGCCATAATCAGATTATGCATTTGTTAACATACCctttatcaggaaaatgcaaaacatAAGAATAAAACCACAAACTGCCAAGTTTGAAGAGACAAAGTCTATTTCTACCCTTCACCCCACTCCTATCCTCCTCTTTCTGTCACCTCACACCCTTGCCAGGTGCTTCAAAGTTTTCCAAAAGCCTCTTCTTGTCTTATcaccaggaaaatatgaaatatgttgCATTTCATTTTCCGTTAGGGTTTTCATGgcaataattatagattcacaacTAATTTATCCCTAGATAAAGCAGACATGTTGCCTGGTAAGAGCTTATATCCAGACTGCAACCTCAATGTATACGTGAGAATCTTTAagatttaatttctctgaatatATTTAAGACATAGATGTGAAATAGAATAGACTTGAAATATTTAGGGCTTAAACTCAGTGTTCCCAAACAGACTTTAAGCTGAAAATGTTCTTTGATTGCATGgtaaatcaatagaaaaaattacagtaaaaatatcattatagTTTCCTAAGTAACTGCAATCAAATGGGTGGCTGGTGCTCCTTATTCGTTTCTGCATTGAATACACTATTAAAAGAGAACAATTAATATGTAACTGACATTCAGAGGAAGCTTTTACACTTTCCAGAGTCTCTTTTTAAACTTGAATTTGAATAGCCAGTCCTCCTTCTCAACAATCTAACTATTCCTTTTATAATGATGATCTCTCAACACCATGCAGCATTTTAGAAAATTGCTTTACACAATCctgtatggatttattttattataatgctATAATAACTTGGTATACTCAGCTATAGAAGTCCTGGGCAGAAAAAATCTGAGATACATTTTAACATTACTTTTACTGcagttttaaaacagaaagaaaaaaaaagaagttatatgCATTCATTTATCATGATAATAGCTACATTTTTCtgcttaaaacaaaattattaaaaaaaaatttgaagacagagaaaaataggaagaaaataaaaaatcttttatactaGTCCTAGCATCACAGAAAATCATGATTATGATTTGCTTATGTGTTTCCAGTCCTTTTTCAAGGTGTATGGATTATAAATCTACAATTAGACCATATTATGTAGTATACTATTATCTGATTTTTCAAATTAACACTATAATGTGAACATTTCTTTATGTTGTTGAATATTCTTCTATATCATTGATTTCATGGATTCACAGTTCTCTATCTAGTTAATGtacctaatttattttatgttttctcctcCACCATTTTTGGGAAAACTTTTGGCCTCCTAACTTTCCCCTTCTTTTTGCACACATGCTGCTCATAGATACCTCTTTACTTACATCCATATTTATTTCCTAAGGTTAAATTTCTGGAAGTGGGATTATTGGGTTAAAGATTATATACAATTTTGATATGATTATCAAATCACAATGTATGGAAATTAAAGACTGTTAGGCAGTGAATGAGAGTACccattttccacagctttgtgAACTTGGATTTGCcccagtaaaaagaaaatatttccaaatttgataaatgaataaatatctaattgttttcatgtatttcattagaaatattttactgtttCTAATTGtctaattatttgattaataatgagattgaacatttttataaatgtcttatccaattattatttcatcttttgtgAACTAGCTACTCATATTTGATACATTATTGTGGTTTTCCTAGGGGTTATTTTTTTGACTCATAAGATATCTATGTATTTCCTCAATTTATTATTTGCTTtgtattgtatttgtttttaaacaatttatatttctttggttcCTAGTgagtttgaatatattttcaaacatttctagCTTTTTTAATTGCTTATTCTTATCTTTTGATCAGTTTTCTATTTGGTTAGACCTGTTTTTGATGTTGATTGGTAagaattatatacacacacatagagtAGTCCCTGCTTATCCATGAGGTATACACTTGaagactcccagtggatgcctTAAACCACGAATAGTATCAAGCCCTATATGCACTATGTTTTtctcctatacatacatacccatgacaaagtttaatttataaattaggcatagtaagaggttaacaacaataactaataacaaaacagaataatataACAGTACATAATTTGAAAAGTTATGTTATTTGGTCTCTTTCTCAAAGTATCTTATGATACTGTACTCAGCCTTCTTGTGATGTGAAAGGATGAAATGCCAACATAATGATATGAAGTGAGATGCATGATATAGATATTGTGATGTAAatgggaaattccagaaataaacaatttatatgttttaaattgtgtgccattctgagtagaGTGATGAAATGTCACACCATCCTGCTCCATCCTGCCCTGATAGTCATTAGTCCCTTAGCCACTGTCTCAGACATCAGATCGACTGTCTTGTCATTacagtgcttgtgttcaggtaacctttattttactttgatgaTAGAAAGTCTTTCCCCAACTTCAAATTTTAGAAgttgttatatatatgtgtgtgtacttttattaatatattagtgtTTTTATTGCttgactatatatattttttaagtcataTGTTGACATTTATTTTGGTGTAAGGAGTGATTTAGGGATTCTACTCCCCTTTGCAATGGCTAGCTAGTTCTTCCAACATCATTATTGAATAAACACTTTGTATACCCTGTCAGACCCTCCAATTCATAAGCTTGCTAACTTTTTGCTGTCCCTCATCAATCTCTAGGTCCTCACCTCTCTCCTTATCTATCTTAGATTCCATAATCCATCAGTTTTGCATTTATACTTTTCCTtacactctctttttttttctttattgtacttTCCTTGGATCAACCCATTTTGTTGTTAAATGCAGTTTTGTTCCTGCATCAGAGCAACCAAAACTGACTAAAGAAAAACTCAATGGCACTGACTATTCTTGTTTCACATTCATAATCGTAACTTTCAAGGGGTTTGTGGTGCCCAGCAATCTTAATATATTTACAAGTCAATTTATTCTCCCATTTGGCAGGACAAATCTTCCATGCcttcttttatttcaattctcTGTCACCCCTGCCTTTCTCCCAGTGCATAAGCTTCACTCTTAGTTCACTGAGAAGATGGAAACAAATCATAAGAGAGCTTACATGCCACTCCTTCTATCGATTTACCTGCAGCTGCAACCACATATTCTGCCTCCACTCCTTTTATATTGTCAATTTTCCAACCTTTTTACCAGGTCACTGGATCTCTTCCCTTCTAATCTACTTAAGAATTTTCCTTCTGGAGACGCCAGCCCGCTAGCCCGGGCCTTGCCTCAGGcggctccctctgcctcctccctgcctcaaGCCCCCAGTCTGCCcgtcctttcttcccctcccgTGCATGATGGAAACACCGTGGCTGCGGCTGCCCAGCTCTCCCTAACACAGTTATCAAGTGGGAATCCTGTATATGAAAAATACTATAGACAGGCTGATACAGGCAATATTGGAAGGGTGTTGGCTTCTGAAGCCGCCACTTTCCTGAAAAAATCAGGGCTTCCAGACTTGATACTTGGAAAGATTTGGGATTTAGCCAACACAGATGGCAAAGAGCAAGAAGACTTAGAACTGCCTATTGCACTCAGCAAATCTGAAATATCAGAAGCATGAAGAATTCTTTTGTCCTTCGTCAACAATACAGTACTCTTATGCCTGAATACTGAAGCTATTTACAATGTGTATCAAAACTACCTATGAGCATGGGAATACAAAATGTTTGAGACTCCTGTAAATGTGACaaaattttaggtttttgttgtttttgttttcttttttttactccaTTTCAGTTTTGTCACTTTTGTTACTTGTAAAAGCAGTGACCCAGTCAGATAACTTCACTgaggcccctgcctgcctgcctatgCTACTTTTACTTATAAAGCTAAAGTACCCAAGCTTCTGCCTTATGGAATATAGAGAAATAGTTTTATCCTGTACTACCCTTGTTCTGTAGTTATTCTGATGATAGCCAGTGGGGTTCTTAAAGTGTGCAATCTTCTCCCTGATTTGAATGGTTGAGGGGAGGGTAAGGGAAAGAgcatcttatttcttttatgactGGTGAAAATTGGCTAGTTTAAAGTGCAGTTTTGTACTTCTCATGGTAAAAAtactgtttgttttttagagacaaggaaaAGTATTTCAATATTGCTATTGAAAAGGAGATGCTTTAGGTTGAACCATTATAGATTTAGATTTGATCTCTTCCTAAATAAAAACGTTAAAGCTTCAtgtgtgaaattaatttttaaaaaatttctctgaatttaaagaattttagatCAACAGATACCTCTCCATATGTTTGCTAATTAATAAAATCAGTTTCTTACGAATAAGATTTGTAGGTATATGTTCATTTTAAGTGCTAGACAGTGGAGAAAATTTATCACCTAAAATATCCCCATCAGTATAAGGTAAGCAAACATCTTAAAATGGCAGCTCCTCTGCCTTTGCTATGGCCCTGCCCTCTTTAGTTCATAATAGGTTTGTTTTAGTACTTTTGCAGAAGAAACTTAAGCAAGCTAGAACTAGaaggtactttaatttttctttttttctttttgttttttcctttaatgaagGCTCAATTACTTGAAATGTAAAAACTTCCACtgaatacaaatggaaaaaagtgatgtgtatttattatattgctttttgttcatctttttggTTTAAATTAGTTTATTTACTCTTCAtgtttttcacctataaaattgGCAAGCTAGcaaaaattcttgtttttttaattgggagAGAGGAGACCTCTCCCAATCAAAACTATTCATATGTTAAAAGACCATATACTGTAAAATGGATCTAGCAGGCAAGCTGAATTTGAAATAGACTGCGAAGTAGACTATAATTTGTAGAGTAAtcgtattttttttaaacatgagttACTGACTTAGACGATATATTGAATGCCATGATAAAGAAAATGCacctaaaaacattaaaattctctGGAGTCACAAGTGaaggtggttttgatttgtgttaaTCAGAGTAACTTATTGCCTAGCctataaataaattccaaaatatccaattcaaaaaaagaaaaataattttccttctggAATGATTAATTTTCCCTTTGAACTTATTTATTCCCATTGGCTTGGATTACAGATATGTTTTGATATCCACAATCTAAAAACTAAATTTCCCTTTGACCTCATAAACCCCATGGCTATTGCTCCAGTTCTCTGCTCCTACTTATGGTAAAAAAGGCCATCTATTTATGCTGTTCACAATTCTCttctaagccttttttttttacagttgcaaataaaatgttatataacatTTGATAATACATATGAAATGACATATGCAATATGTACCTAAAGttataaatcataaaaacaaaatgattaccATGAACTTATCAATTTGTTCAAGAACTAGAACAACATTTTGCATCTCCTATATATTCCCTCCTTCTTTTATTCAATGGGAGGGTGAGAGAAGCTATCATAGataataatttatacattttttgttcttgtatttcataaaaaataattatattgccCATTTATGTATCACGatatattgtttagttttgcttaaatttt
This Microcebus murinus isolate Inina chromosome 10, M.murinus_Inina_mat1.0, whole genome shotgun sequence DNA region includes the following protein-coding sequences:
- the AVPR1A gene encoding vasopressin V1a receptor, with product MDSMPFSRGSDVGPWGNSSGANTSQEAEDLGEGGGPGGDVRNEELAKLEIAVLAVTFAMAVLGNSSVLLALHRTPRKTSRMHLFIRHLSLADLAVAFFQVLPQMCWDITYRFRGPDWLCRVVKHLQVFGMFASAYMLVVMTADRYIAVCHPLKTLQQPARRSHLMIAAAWVLSLVLSAPQYFVFSMIEVNNVTKARDCWATFIQPWGSRAYVTWMTGGIFVAPVVILGTCYGFICYNIWRNVRGKTASRQSKGAEEASGVFPKGRLLAPCVSSVKTISRAKIRTVKMTFVIVTAYIVCWTPFFVIQLWSVWDEKSVWTDSENPTVTITALLASLNSCCNPWIYMFFSGHLLQDCVQSFPCCQNITQKFNKEDTDSMSRRQTSYSNNRSPTNSTGIWKDSPKSSKSIKFIPVST